A single genomic interval of Legionella israelensis harbors:
- a CDS encoding DotH/IcmK family type IV secretion protein: MKKKLIIIKIILICLLFFNVSIMHAAEQADSAQQALEQLRLLQKRLSQDAGQNAQPPQAEQQQGAAPAPAQPAPQTQQNETETVSPDAEKIIENKAFKDMARQLFPLSPSQLLQLKQLYHSNEFAKASSAGTPPKPTATSQFVNLSPGSTPPAIRLAQGFVSSLVFLDSTGAPWPISAYDLGDPSSFNIQWDKTSNTLMIQALKLYTYGNLAVRLRGLNTPVMLTLIPGQKAVDYRVDLRIQGLGPNAKSLPTEEGIPPAASDILLHVLDGVPPPNSQRLTVSGGDARAWTVNDKMYVRTNLTILSPGWIASMTSADGMHAYEMHKSPVLLVSWHGKVMQLKVEGL, encoded by the coding sequence ATGAAAAAAAAATTGATAATAATAAAAATAATCTTAATCTGTTTGCTTTTTTTCAATGTAAGTATAATGCACGCTGCTGAGCAGGCGGATTCTGCTCAGCAGGCTTTGGAACAGCTTCGCTTATTACAAAAAAGATTGTCTCAGGATGCCGGGCAAAACGCTCAGCCACCACAGGCTGAACAACAGCAGGGAGCCGCGCCTGCTCCTGCGCAGCCAGCTCCGCAGACCCAGCAAAATGAAACAGAGACAGTATCACCTGATGCGGAAAAAATTATCGAGAATAAAGCCTTCAAGGACATGGCGCGCCAGTTATTTCCTTTATCTCCGAGTCAGTTACTACAACTGAAGCAACTGTATCATTCCAATGAATTTGCAAAGGCTTCCTCGGCAGGTACCCCACCTAAACCGACAGCAACATCACAATTTGTAAATTTATCTCCTGGCTCTACTCCCCCGGCTATTCGTTTGGCACAGGGGTTTGTTTCATCTCTTGTTTTTCTGGATTCCACAGGGGCTCCCTGGCCAATCAGTGCATATGATTTGGGTGATCCTTCTTCATTTAATATTCAATGGGATAAAACCAGCAATACCTTAATGATTCAGGCGCTAAAGCTATATACTTACGGTAATTTGGCCGTTCGGTTGCGAGGATTAAATACACCGGTTATGCTGACTTTGATTCCTGGTCAAAAAGCAGTCGATTATCGTGTAGATTTACGCATTCAAGGACTCGGACCAAATGCAAAGTCCCTGCCCACAGAAGAAGGTATTCCACCAGCGGCCAGTGATATCTTGTTGCATGTTCTTGATGGTGTGCCCCCGCCAAACAGTCAACGCTTGACGGTTAGTGGTGGTGATGCCAGGGCATGGACGGTCAATGACAAAATGTATGTGCGAACCAATCTTACCATTTTATCTCCAGGTTGGATTGCCAGTATGACAAGTGCTGATGGCATGCATGCCTATGAAATGCATAAATCTCCCGTATTATTGGTTTCCTGGCATGGTAAAGTCATGCAACTCAAGGTAGAAGGGTTATAG
- the icmJ gene encoding type IVB secretion system protein IcmJDotN: protein MGSNDKQYSLRLMATPGSWRLYSARKADKRFKAFEEKILQRDRYTCQFCGFQAKNFQEIVNLDGDYTNNRMTNLLTACCFCAQCFFVESVGVGGYGGGTLIYLPELSQAELNSLCHVLFCAITNDTGYKSSAQNIYRSFKFRSQTVEEKYGEGTSDPAIFGQLIIDSGINQEDVDKIFKNVRLLPSRAKFRKQIEKWAASALEEIAV, encoded by the coding sequence ATGGGCAGCAATGACAAACAATACAGCTTAAGGTTGATGGCTACACCCGGTTCATGGCGCTTGTATTCAGCGAGGAAAGCGGACAAACGCTTTAAGGCTTTCGAGGAAAAAATATTGCAGAGGGATCGATATACCTGTCAATTCTGTGGATTTCAGGCCAAAAATTTTCAGGAAATTGTAAATCTGGATGGAGATTATACCAATAATCGTATGACAAATCTGCTGACAGCATGCTGTTTTTGTGCCCAATGTTTTTTTGTCGAATCTGTTGGCGTCGGTGGCTATGGAGGAGGTACCTTAATTTATTTGCCTGAGCTTTCTCAAGCGGAGTTAAACAGCTTGTGTCACGTATTATTTTGTGCAATTACCAATGACACAGGCTACAAGAGCAGTGCACAAAACATTTATCGCAGTTTTAAGTTTCGATCCCAGACTGTAGAGGAAAAGTATGGTGAAGGAACAAGTGATCCAGCGATTTTTGGGCAGTTGATCATTGATTCGGGTATTAACCAAGAAGACGTAGATAAAATCTTTAAAAATGTACGTTTATTGCCGTCAAGGGCTAAATTTCGTAAACAAATTGAAAAATGGGCTGCAAGCGCTCTTGAAGAAATTGCTGTGTAG
- a CDS encoding type IV secretion protein IcmD: protein MGGFSLLLIASDAFAGSSSALTLGGMASQITQSFTSLAKLITAGSYLAGLGFSIGAIMKFKQHKDNPTQIPIGTPIALVFIAAALLFLPTILGITGETMFGSSGTVAGPTGTVFTTSGGGS, encoded by the coding sequence ATGGGTGGTTTCAGTTTATTGCTCATTGCAAGTGATGCATTTGCCGGTAGCAGTAGCGCCTTGACGCTAGGTGGAATGGCTTCGCAAATAACCCAGTCATTTACCAGTTTGGCAAAATTAATTACCGCTGGTTCTTACCTGGCCGGATTGGGCTTTTCAATTGGTGCTATTATGAAATTTAAGCAGCATAAAGATAACCCAACGCAAATACCAATAGGTACACCTATTGCCTTGGTTTTCATCGCTGCGGCATTGTTATTCCTGCCTACCATTTTAGGTATTACTGGGGAGACGATGTTTGGTTCATCTGGTACAGTTGCAGGACCTACGGGTACGGTTTTCACCACCAGTGGTGGTGGATCCTAA
- a CDS encoding type IV secretion protein IcmB — MGKWVESFFESVDTFLAWLSTSLKQTTESYCDLETADSPTVLVNHDGSLISIIKIEGITALAGSEEFIRLVEGLSNAFQPAMGRPGHALQVYFSHDKQNIRKVIRDIYAPAEATSKRLELELDDLFTERVNYLAQYCAEERVYFVLITRPFNLTSDQLKAANKAKMKMLKENKAPPFLNTQAIYAAIPELRDTHDAYVRAIQNDLDALNIYGSLLEVHDAVHAIRMTADPDYTADDWRATLPGDRLPVREINGFDGDPSDLLWPSLAKQTIPRDAEVLDLRTVKVGNKIYSSAFIDLFPKDVRPFLSLFARILPSHIPWRISFLIESEGLNTIKLKGLLSAILSFSSAQNRLISDSVNLLKYLDLNTDDSIVRLRVVATTWAPEDNLPLLRRRSSELVKAIQGWGSTDVSEICGDAFAGFVSSMLATTLKSAAVPSVAPLSDVITMLPITRPASPWKTGALLYRTPDGKPWPFQPGSTQQTTWIDLVYARPGSGKSVLSNALNLALCLSGGLTRLPRIAIIDIGPSSSGLISLLREALPASKRHLVGYHRLRMTPEYSINPFDTQLGCRYPTALERSFLVNFLTLLTTPLGSEKPYDGMADLAGMVVDELYKSLADEYNPAPYSPGLEEFIDGILEEIGFVRDSKSTWWEVTDSLYSAGFIHEAMLAQRYAMPLLADAASICRTPSIEDLYEKVTAPTGESLISAFSRMVSSAVREYPILSRVSAFDIGDARVVSLDLDEVAKTGGEAADRQTAIMYMLARYVLARHYYLTEEALSEIPEQYKDYHKDRIQEIREDHKRIVYDEFHRTAKSQAVRDQVIIDMREGRKWKVQIALLSQAVEDFDPIMIDFATAIYIMDAGPSQAIDKTTKIFGLSETAKIALRNRVHGPRRGGATFLAQFATKAGVNVQLLTLTLGPIELWAFSTTAEDATVRNRLYRHLGPAEARRLLATLFPNGSIAKVVEDRLAAMKEEAGLIEEEAKEGVIEQLITDILNAYSKDPNVKALPPS, encoded by the coding sequence ATGGGTAAATGGGTAGAGTCGTTTTTTGAAAGTGTTGATACTTTTTTAGCCTGGCTAAGTACATCACTCAAACAAACGACAGAATCCTATTGTGATCTGGAAACTGCTGACAGCCCAACGGTTCTTGTCAATCACGATGGATCTCTTATCTCAATTATAAAAATTGAAGGTATAACCGCCCTTGCCGGTAGTGAAGAATTCATTCGTTTGGTGGAAGGTTTAAGCAATGCATTTCAGCCTGCCATGGGTAGGCCAGGACACGCCTTGCAAGTCTATTTTAGTCATGACAAACAAAATATCCGAAAGGTCATTCGCGACATTTATGCCCCGGCAGAAGCGACCTCCAAACGTCTGGAACTGGAATTGGATGATTTATTTACAGAACGTGTGAATTATTTGGCTCAATATTGTGCTGAAGAACGAGTGTATTTTGTGTTGATCACCCGGCCGTTCAATTTGACCAGTGATCAGTTAAAAGCAGCGAACAAAGCCAAAATGAAAATGCTTAAGGAGAATAAAGCCCCTCCATTTCTAAACACCCAGGCGATTTATGCCGCCATACCAGAATTGAGAGATACCCACGATGCTTATGTACGCGCTATCCAGAATGACCTGGATGCATTAAATATTTATGGCAGTTTACTGGAAGTTCATGATGCCGTTCATGCCATAAGGATGACTGCTGATCCCGACTATACCGCCGATGATTGGCGCGCCACATTGCCTGGTGATCGACTGCCTGTAAGGGAGATTAATGGATTTGATGGTGACCCTTCTGATTTATTGTGGCCATCATTGGCAAAACAGACCATTCCTCGGGATGCAGAAGTATTGGATTTGCGTACGGTAAAAGTAGGTAATAAAATATACTCCTCGGCCTTTATTGATTTATTCCCTAAAGATGTACGGCCATTCCTCAGCTTATTTGCCCGAATTTTGCCTTCACATATTCCCTGGCGTATATCATTTCTTATTGAAAGTGAAGGTTTAAATACAATCAAGTTAAAGGGGCTGTTGTCAGCCATCCTGAGCTTTTCCTCGGCACAAAATCGCTTGATCAGTGACTCGGTTAATTTATTAAAATACCTTGATCTGAATACAGACGACTCTATCGTTCGTCTGCGGGTCGTCGCTACCACATGGGCGCCTGAGGATAATCTGCCTTTATTACGACGACGTAGTTCTGAATTAGTGAAAGCCATTCAGGGATGGGGGTCAACCGACGTATCGGAAATTTGTGGTGATGCCTTTGCAGGTTTTGTCTCGAGTATGTTGGCAACGACTTTAAAAAGCGCTGCAGTGCCTTCTGTAGCTCCCTTGTCCGATGTTATAACGATGCTTCCTATTACTCGACCGGCTTCTCCTTGGAAAACAGGCGCCTTATTGTATCGTACCCCAGATGGGAAACCATGGCCGTTTCAACCAGGCTCAACACAACAAACCACTTGGATTGATTTGGTCTATGCTCGCCCAGGCTCCGGTAAGTCCGTATTATCGAATGCTTTAAATCTTGCTTTGTGTCTTTCGGGAGGATTGACGCGTTTACCACGCATTGCCATTATTGATATTGGTCCTTCAAGCAGTGGTTTAATTTCGCTGTTGAGAGAAGCTTTACCGGCTTCCAAGCGACATTTAGTGGGCTATCATCGTTTGCGAATGACACCTGAATATTCTATTAATCCATTTGATACTCAGTTGGGTTGCCGTTATCCAACTGCTCTTGAACGCTCATTTTTGGTTAATTTTCTTACTTTGTTAACCACGCCCTTAGGCTCAGAAAAACCTTATGATGGCATGGCGGATCTTGCCGGTATGGTCGTGGATGAGCTTTATAAAAGTCTGGCGGATGAATATAATCCTGCACCATACTCTCCTGGTCTGGAAGAATTTATTGATGGAATTCTGGAAGAAATAGGATTTGTTCGTGATTCAAAATCCACCTGGTGGGAAGTGACGGATTCACTATATTCCGCAGGTTTTATCCATGAAGCGATGTTGGCACAACGTTATGCCATGCCTTTGCTTGCTGATGCGGCTTCAATTTGTCGAACGCCTTCCATCGAGGATTTATATGAAAAGGTTACAGCTCCTACCGGTGAATCTTTGATCAGCGCTTTTTCCCGTATGGTTTCCTCAGCTGTTCGCGAATATCCCATTCTCTCCCGTGTCAGTGCTTTTGATATTGGTGATGCGCGTGTGGTTTCTCTTGATCTGGACGAGGTAGCCAAAACAGGCGGTGAAGCTGCTGACAGGCAAACAGCGATCATGTATATGTTGGCACGTTATGTCCTTGCAAGGCATTATTATCTGACAGAAGAAGCCTTGAGTGAGATCCCTGAGCAATATAAAGACTATCATAAGGATAGAATTCAGGAAATCAGAGAAGATCACAAACGTATTGTTTATGATGAATTCCACCGCACAGCCAAATCACAGGCCGTTCGCGATCAGGTGATTATTGATATGAGGGAGGGTCGTAAATGGAAGGTGCAAATTGCCTTGTTATCCCAGGCAGTTGAAGATTTTGACCCTATCATGATTGATTTTGCAACAGCCATTTATATCATGGATGCTGGACCTTCACAGGCTATTGATAAAACCACCAAGATTTTCGGTTTGTCCGAAACAGCAAAAATCGCTTTAAGAAATCGTGTTCATGGGCCGAGAAGAGGCGGAGCAACGTTTCTTGCTCAATTTGCCACAAAAGCAGGAGTGAACGTTCAACTGCTGACTTTGACCTTAGGACCTATCGAGCTGTGGGCCTTCAGTACCACGGCTGAAGATGCGACAGTACGCAACCGATTGTACCGTCATCTTGGGCCTGCTGAAGCCAGAAGATTGCTGGCAACCTTATTTCCAAACGGCTCAATTGCCAAAGTAGTTGAAGATCGCCTTGCGGCCATGAAAGAGGAAGCCGGATTAATTGAAGAAGAGGCTAAAGAAGGGGTCATTGAGCAATTAATAACAGATATCCTTAATGCCTATTCCAAAGATCCGAATGTCAAAGCTCTTCCTCCTTCATAA
- the icmG gene encoding type IVB secretion system protein IcmG/DotF: MADNDQNNPDTDQYDDQYNEEYQFSDLDALNPEFNQPEGKGSQFDTTPTEGRSTTNVRRNALIAVGIIVLAMIIYKFLGYWFTGRTQPEKSSVPAVDTTAIKQPTKVTRPEAAPPSPAPTPAITTETEREFRQKLNAMEVSQQSLRSEVNSISNQIGSLSSNLSGLSDQVSKLNQTLSQLSSQLEAQSQELAHLKVRLKPKVVKHRVVRRVKPSVVYYIQAVIPGRAWLIASNGSTITVSEGSNISGYGVVKLIDPIQGKIITSSGKIIRFSQQDN, encoded by the coding sequence ATGGCAGATAATGATCAAAATAATCCAGATACCGATCAGTATGATGATCAGTATAATGAAGAATATCAATTCTCCGATCTGGATGCACTTAATCCTGAATTTAATCAGCCAGAGGGTAAAGGCAGCCAGTTTGATACAACTCCTACTGAAGGAAGGAGCACGACCAATGTCAGGCGAAATGCTTTGATCGCTGTAGGCATTATTGTATTAGCTATGATCATTTATAAATTTTTGGGATATTGGTTTACAGGAAGGACTCAGCCAGAAAAATCTTCTGTACCTGCTGTAGATACGACGGCAATCAAACAACCTACCAAGGTAACCAGGCCAGAAGCAGCACCTCCTTCACCTGCACCGACTCCTGCGATTACCACAGAGACGGAGCGAGAATTCAGACAAAAATTGAACGCTATGGAAGTAAGTCAGCAAAGTTTGCGTTCAGAGGTGAATTCCATCAGCAATCAGATAGGGAGTCTTAGCAGTAATCTGAGTGGACTTAGTGATCAAGTGAGTAAATTAAACCAAACATTAAGCCAATTGTCTTCTCAACTGGAAGCTCAATCTCAAGAACTGGCTCATCTCAAGGTCCGCTTAAAGCCCAAAGTTGTAAAACATCGAGTAGTTCGACGCGTTAAGCCGAGCGTAGTTTATTACATTCAAGCGGTGATTCCAGGTAGAGCTTGGCTAATTGCCTCAAACGGTTCTACAATTACAGTTAGTGAGGGATCAAATATTTCCGGGTATGGAGTAGTTAAATTGATTGATCCAATACAGGGTAAAATAATAACAAGTTCAGGAAAAATTATACGGTTCAGTCAGCAAGATAACTGA
- the dotG gene encoding type IVB secretion system protein DotG/IcmE, with the protein MASRRENLKSLFTNSRTRIIILFTAVLLIITVAIGIIRLQRTERPGPAATAEVTTTPAGIRSIPGALDPTVQYAKLQEQQNIAQAQLAEKTGGSAVPTIIRTQAIGEGVGAIGAQDGKGGVGFETLARESEAGAQKSLWIQDLQQNNCDKQTMTRVVNEGAQLSDLKQACTCTQLKDNGYALQDLQEVCSCKELKAAGFNARQLKDAGYTAGRLRLCGFDACELRNAGFTAQQLKDGGFTDGELRGAGYPQNEIDAASGLPEGITAADIRNAGCSANALRRLRQAGVSAAAIRRISGCSAAQLKAAGYTAKDLADAGFSAADLRKAGFTPSELKAAGFSARDLLNAGFTPDELADAGYTPAEIRAAESELPPGITSADIKNAGCDVDALRKERLAGVSAKLIRQYAGCSAKALKAAGFTDGDLANAGFTPEQIKAAGPVSDSAIRAAGCDVDKLRQLREEGVSAKRIRELNGCTAEALKAAGYGPQSLADAGFTPQQLLDAGFTPNQLREAGLKPSGVLAEGRQQDCSVESLRKAREAGISALTIKQTLGCSAKALKDAGYTAKELKDAGFTAAELKNAGFTASQLKNAGFTPKELADAGFTAQELKDAGFTAAELKNAGFSAKALKDAGFTAAQLKAAGFSAKDLKDAGFTAAQLKAAGFSAEDLKDAGFTAQQLKNAGFSAGDLRNAGFTAAQLKDAGFSDSELRDAGFTLPGTEVAGLEGVQQPGQPSALTAVPTPPGQTTGVTADQRRLQAILQRQTDQMAEQRYQQRIQQRSNAMLSAANESLQDWKKVSTQQYTAGQPPQEKQAGPGGATIVSGAAGSTQVTTTAGSGANVQQNAVVKAGEIFYAVLDTSINSDEPGPILATVVTGKLKGSKLIGSFNLPSNSDKLIISFNTLSSPGAPKTISISAYAIDPNTARTALATRADHHYLLRYGSLFASSFLEGFGNAFQSANTRVTIGGTGGGDNITIQNGIGRSALENAVIGLATVGKTWGQQAQQLFSRPTTVEICSGTGIGVLFTQDLTSLT; encoded by the coding sequence ATGGCAAGTAGAAGGGAAAATTTAAAATCATTGTTTACCAACAGCCGCACGCGAATCATTATTTTATTTACCGCCGTGTTATTGATTATTACTGTTGCTATCGGCATTATCCGATTACAAAGAACGGAAAGACCAGGACCTGCTGCAACGGCTGAAGTGACCACGACGCCAGCGGGTATTCGATCTATACCTGGAGCTCTTGACCCGACGGTTCAATATGCAAAATTACAGGAGCAGCAAAATATTGCTCAGGCTCAACTGGCAGAAAAGACCGGCGGAAGTGCAGTACCTACTATCATTCGAACTCAAGCCATAGGAGAAGGTGTTGGCGCTATAGGAGCGCAAGATGGTAAAGGAGGGGTTGGTTTTGAAACCTTGGCACGAGAATCTGAAGCTGGTGCACAAAAAAGTCTTTGGATTCAGGATTTACAACAGAACAACTGCGATAAACAAACCATGACCCGAGTAGTTAATGAGGGAGCACAACTCAGTGATCTCAAACAGGCTTGTACCTGCACACAGCTTAAGGATAATGGTTACGCTTTGCAGGACTTGCAGGAAGTCTGCTCTTGCAAAGAACTTAAAGCAGCCGGTTTTAATGCCAGGCAATTGAAAGACGCTGGATATACTGCAGGTCGTTTAAGGTTATGCGGTTTTGATGCTTGTGAACTGCGCAATGCGGGATTTACAGCCCAGCAACTAAAAGATGGCGGTTTTACAGATGGTGAATTAAGGGGAGCCGGCTATCCTCAAAATGAAATTGATGCCGCCAGCGGTTTACCTGAAGGCATCACAGCAGCGGACATACGAAATGCGGGTTGTAGTGCCAATGCCTTAAGAAGACTGCGCCAAGCGGGGGTCAGTGCTGCTGCCATACGGCGTATCAGTGGTTGTTCTGCTGCGCAATTAAAGGCTGCTGGTTATACGGCAAAAGATCTTGCTGATGCTGGATTTAGCGCTGCCGATTTAAGAAAAGCAGGTTTTACACCCAGTGAATTAAAGGCGGCGGGCTTTTCAGCCAGAGATTTGCTCAATGCTGGTTTTACGCCAGATGAACTGGCTGATGCCGGCTATACTCCGGCAGAAATCAGAGCCGCAGAATCGGAGTTACCTCCCGGAATAACATCAGCAGATATTAAAAATGCGGGCTGTGATGTGGATGCCTTAAGAAAGGAAAGACTGGCAGGAGTAAGTGCAAAGCTTATAAGACAATATGCGGGTTGTAGCGCAAAAGCTTTAAAAGCTGCAGGATTTACTGATGGTGATCTGGCCAATGCAGGCTTTACCCCTGAACAGATTAAGGCCGCCGGACCCGTATCGGATAGTGCGATACGCGCTGCCGGCTGCGATGTCGACAAATTAAGACAATTACGTGAGGAAGGCGTTTCTGCAAAACGTATTCGGGAGCTAAACGGTTGTACCGCCGAAGCTTTAAAAGCCGCCGGCTATGGTCCTCAATCTCTAGCGGATGCCGGTTTTACTCCCCAGCAACTTTTGGATGCCGGTTTTACTCCGAATCAATTGAGAGAGGCGGGATTAAAACCCTCGGGTGTGCTTGCAGAAGGTCGCCAGCAGGATTGCAGCGTTGAATCATTGCGTAAGGCGAGAGAAGCTGGCATTTCAGCTTTAACGATAAAACAAACATTGGGTTGCTCTGCAAAGGCATTGAAGGATGCCGGCTATACGGCAAAAGAATTAAAGGATGCGGGGTTTACTGCTGCAGAACTTAAAAACGCCGGCTTTACTGCCAGTCAGCTGAAAAATGCCGGTTTTACTCCGAAAGAATTGGCGGATGCTGGATTTACAGCTCAGGAATTAAAAGATGCTGGTTTTACAGCAGCAGAATTGAAAAATGCCGGCTTCAGTGCAAAAGCATTAAAAGATGCAGGATTTACTGCTGCCCAACTTAAAGCGGCTGGTTTTAGTGCAAAAGATTTAAAAGATGCTGGTTTTACAGCGGCTCAACTTAAGGCAGCCGGTTTTAGTGCAGAGGATTTAAAAGATGCAGGATTTACTGCGCAGCAATTGAAAAATGCCGGTTTTTCTGCAGGAGACCTGCGAAATGCTGGCTTTACAGCAGCACAATTGAAAGATGCGGGATTCAGCGATTCTGAACTAAGAGATGCTGGATTTACTTTACCAGGCACAGAAGTTGCTGGATTGGAAGGCGTACAACAACCTGGTCAGCCCTCGGCATTAACAGCTGTCCCAACACCACCAGGCCAGACGACGGGGGTCACTGCAGATCAAAGACGATTACAAGCTATTCTTCAACGGCAAACCGATCAAATGGCAGAACAAAGATACCAGCAAAGAATACAACAACGTTCCAATGCAATGTTGTCAGCTGCTAATGAATCTCTGCAGGATTGGAAAAAAGTTTCAACACAGCAATATACTGCCGGTCAACCTCCGCAGGAAAAACAAGCTGGTCCAGGAGGGGCAACGATTGTTTCGGGAGCTGCAGGAAGCACTCAGGTTACAACCACTGCTGGAAGCGGAGCCAATGTACAACAAAATGCTGTCGTCAAGGCAGGTGAAATTTTTTATGCCGTACTGGATACTTCCATCAATAGTGATGAACCCGGTCCAATACTGGCCACAGTTGTAACTGGAAAATTGAAAGGCTCAAAATTAATAGGCAGTTTTAATTTACCTTCCAATTCGGATAAATTAATTATTTCTTTTAATACCTTATCTTCTCCAGGGGCACCCAAAACCATATCCATCAGCGCTTATGCCATTGATCCAAACACAGCCAGAACGGCATTGGCTACTCGGGCAGATCACCATTATTTGTTGCGTTATGGTTCGTTGTTTGCCTCCTCATTTTTGGAAGGATTTGGTAATGCTTTTCAATCGGCTAATACTAGAGTAACTATTGGTGGAACTGGAGGTGGAGATAATATTACCATACAGAATGGAATTGGACGTTCAGCTTTGGAAAATGCAGTAATCGGATTGGCCACGGTCGGTAAAACATGGGGGCAGCAAGCACAACAGTTGTTCAGTCGACCAACAACCGTGGAAATTTGTTCGGGTACAGGGATAGGTGTCTTGTTTACACAGGACTTAACATCACTAACATGA